One part of the Aurantibacillus circumpalustris genome encodes these proteins:
- a CDS encoding 1-acyl-sn-glycerol-3-phosphate acyltransferase has product MLALRLYTFFQRHKTLLFALVVILLIFFGYFSTKLKREEDITKFIPKDGKIDEINFILQNLKIKDKLVINLFNADTSVNDPSEMMACADKLADTLLNTNKDFIKELNYKVSNELMMQTYGTFYENLPIFLEEKDYQKIEGLLIRDSVNSTLKSDYRTLLSPSGMVLGRYLKRDPLNLTPIALKKIQSLQFDENFEVNEGYIQTKDKKNLLLFITPSVNPNESDANKKFIESLDGTINNLSKQFDGKVTIEYYGATPVAAGNAAQIRHDSIFTSLIALAVIMLMLFLFFRRLLVILYILLPVAFGGLFSLTLLYFIKGEISAIALGAGSIVLGIAINYSLHFFTHYKHERSVKKVIEDLTLPMLVGCATTVAAFLSLQFAKSQALHDFGLFAGFSLIGAVLFSIIVLPHLLKSKKESQEENHDAKPSIIDKALSYPMDKNKSIVILAFLLTLVFAYTASYVEFESDMMKMNYQSDKLNKAQENIERINKYSLKSVYVISKGKNLNEALKANERASEKLSQLKKDGSVGKYSSVSTVLISDSLQKIRIDRWNDFWTKARKDSLRNNLIQFGSGYKFKEDAFSEFYNLLNKDFKVIPLSHLDSLKKLVANEWITENKDLTTIVNLVKSDPETKQKVYDAFSGVSDVLVFDKQYMTNQFVEIISSDFNLILMITAFLVFGFMLLSHGRIELAIINFIPMFVSWLWILGIMGILGLKFNIINIIISTFIFGLGDDYSIFIMDGLGHEYKYGRKNLASYKTSIFLSALTNIVGIGVLIFAKHPALKSIAAITIIGMCTVLFISFIIQPLFYNFLILNRRKRGLLPYTLFNLLITGLGFSIFVAGSIVTHSFAFLLFHIIPAPRKKKKLLFHYIIMYVCRIMVYLVANVKKNIINPDKEKFKKPSIIISNHQSHIDLALILMLHPKIVVFTNDAVWNNPFYGVIVRMADFYPASRGYENALTQMKELTNDGYSVLIFPEGTRSQSGEILRFHKGAFYLAEQLQLEILPLLLHGAGDLVTKGDFHFKEGEVTLKYFPRILPNDTAFGSAYKEKSKNVREYMRSEYAQLRLEKETVNYFRPRLIKNYIYKGPILEWYCRIKTKLEGNYENFEKYLPKKGKIIDVGCGYGFLSLMLGFMSKDREILGLDYDDEKINIASNCVSKNSKTNFIHADVTQYEFVEADAFIINDVLHYLEPEQQINLIKSCVNKLNKNGVMIVRDADADKKKRHMGTRYTEFFSTNSGFNKTKESGLHFTSADLIKNTLNSFNFIEYKLIDDTTLTSNVTFVIHYKN; this is encoded by the coding sequence ATGCTGGCATTGCGTTTATATACCTTTTTTCAACGCCATAAAACACTTTTGTTTGCATTGGTTGTAATTCTGCTGATTTTTTTCGGCTATTTCAGTACCAAACTTAAACGTGAAGAGGACATCACCAAATTCATTCCAAAAGATGGAAAAATTGACGAGATCAACTTTATTCTTCAAAATCTTAAAATCAAAGACAAACTTGTTATTAATCTGTTTAATGCGGACACAAGTGTAAATGATCCATCAGAAATGATGGCCTGCGCCGATAAACTTGCAGACACCCTTTTGAACACAAATAAAGACTTCATTAAAGAATTAAATTATAAAGTGTCCAATGAGTTGATGATGCAAACTTATGGCACTTTTTATGAAAATCTACCCATCTTTTTAGAGGAAAAAGATTATCAAAAAATTGAAGGCTTATTAATAAGAGACAGCGTTAATAGCACCTTAAAATCAGATTACAGAACGCTCCTCTCTCCTTCAGGAATGGTCCTTGGACGTTATCTTAAACGCGATCCTTTAAATTTAACGCCAATTGCCTTAAAGAAAATACAAAGCTTGCAGTTTGACGAGAACTTTGAAGTCAACGAAGGATACATTCAAACAAAGGACAAAAAAAATCTTTTGCTTTTTATTACACCTTCTGTTAATCCCAATGAATCTGACGCCAACAAAAAATTCATTGAGTCTCTTGATGGAACAATAAATAACCTTAGCAAACAATTTGACGGTAAAGTTACGATTGAGTATTACGGAGCAACTCCTGTAGCAGCTGGTAACGCAGCTCAAATACGCCACGACAGTATTTTCACCTCGCTCATCGCTTTGGCTGTTATCATGCTTATGCTCTTTCTCTTTTTTAGAAGGCTGCTTGTTATACTATACATTTTGTTGCCTGTAGCTTTTGGCGGACTATTCTCTTTAACACTTCTGTATTTTATTAAAGGTGAAATTTCAGCCATTGCTCTTGGAGCAGGCTCCATTGTGCTCGGTATCGCCATTAATTATTCTCTTCATTTTTTTACGCATTACAAACACGAGCGTTCGGTAAAAAAAGTAATTGAAGATCTCACCTTACCAATGCTTGTTGGTTGCGCGACTACTGTTGCTGCTTTCTTAAGTCTACAGTTTGCAAAGTCACAAGCCCTGCATGATTTTGGACTCTTTGCAGGATTTAGTTTGATTGGCGCCGTACTTTTCTCAATCATTGTTTTACCGCATCTACTTAAATCAAAAAAAGAAAGTCAAGAAGAAAATCACGATGCCAAGCCTTCCATTATTGATAAAGCTTTGTCTTACCCAATGGACAAAAATAAATCCATTGTAATTCTTGCTTTTCTGCTTACGCTTGTGTTCGCTTATACCGCCAGTTATGTTGAGTTTGAAAGTGACATGATGAAAATGAATTATCAGTCAGACAAACTGAATAAGGCACAAGAGAACATTGAACGCATTAACAAATATTCTTTAAAATCTGTTTACGTTATTTCGAAAGGAAAAAATTTAAACGAAGCTTTGAAAGCGAATGAAAGAGCTTCTGAAAAATTATCGCAATTAAAAAAAGATGGAAGCGTAGGAAAATATTCTTCAGTTAGCACTGTGCTAATTTCAGATTCCCTTCAAAAAATTCGTATTGATAGGTGGAATGATTTTTGGACCAAGGCAAGAAAAGATTCACTAAGAAATAATCTCATTCAATTTGGTTCTGGTTATAAATTTAAAGAAGATGCCTTTTCAGAGTTCTATAATCTGCTTAATAAAGATTTTAAAGTAATTCCTTTATCACACTTAGATAGTCTTAAAAAACTTGTTGCCAACGAATGGATAACTGAGAACAAAGATCTTACCACCATTGTAAATTTGGTTAAATCAGACCCAGAAACAAAACAAAAAGTTTATGATGCTTTTTCAGGTGTGAGTGATGTATTGGTCTTCGACAAACAATACATGACCAATCAGTTTGTGGAAATTATCAGTTCAGATTTTAATTTAATTCTGATGATAACCGCTTTCCTGGTTTTTGGATTCATGTTATTATCACATGGAAGAATTGAATTAGCAATCATTAATTTTATTCCAATGTTTGTTAGTTGGCTGTGGATTCTAGGAATAATGGGGATTCTAGGGCTAAAGTTTAACATCATTAATATCATCATCTCCACCTTTATTTTTGGTTTAGGCGACGATTATAGCATTTTTATAATGGATGGTCTAGGTCACGAGTATAAATACGGCCGAAAAAATTTAGCCTCGTATAAAACATCCATTTTTCTTTCTGCTCTTACTAACATTGTGGGGATTGGTGTATTGATTTTTGCTAAACACCCAGCTTTAAAATCCATCGCAGCCATTACCATTATTGGTATGTGCACGGTTTTATTTATTTCATTTATTATCCAACCACTCTTTTATAATTTCCTGATTCTAAATCGCAGAAAAAGAGGTTTATTGCCATATACACTTTTTAATTTGTTGATTACAGGTCTTGGCTTCTCAATATTTGTAGCGGGAAGTATTGTTACGCATTCCTTTGCTTTTTTATTGTTCCACATCATTCCGGCGCCACGAAAGAAAAAGAAACTCTTGTTTCATTACATCATCATGTACGTTTGCCGTATCATGGTTTACCTTGTTGCCAACGTTAAAAAAAACATCATCAATCCAGATAAAGAAAAATTCAAAAAACCATCCATTATAATCAGTAATCATCAATCGCACATCGATCTCGCGCTTATCCTTATGCTACATCCAAAAATTGTGGTATTCACCAACGATGCCGTTTGGAATAATCCTTTTTATGGTGTTATTGTAAGGATGGCAGACTTTTATCCAGCGTCACGTGGTTACGAAAATGCTTTAACTCAAATGAAAGAACTTACCAATGATGGATATTCTGTATTGATCTTCCCCGAAGGTACGCGTTCGCAGAGTGGTGAGATTTTGCGCTTTCATAAAGGAGCTTTTTATCTTGCCGAACAACTACAATTAGAAATCCTACCTCTGCTGTTGCACGGAGCTGGAGACTTAGTAACCAAAGGAGATTTTCATTTTAAAGAAGGTGAAGTAACACTGAAATATTTCCCTAGAATCTTGCCTAATGATACTGCGTTTGGATCAGCATATAAAGAGAAGTCTAAAAATGTTCGTGAGTACATGCGCAGTGAGTATGCTCAGCTACGTTTAGAAAAAGAAACCGTTAACTATTTCAGACCAAGATTAATAAAAAATTACATTTATAAAGGTCCTATTTTAGAATGGTATTGCCGTATTAAAACAAAACTGGAAGGTAATTATGAAAACTTCGAAAAGTACCTTCCTAAAAAAGGAAAGATTATTGACGTCGGTTGCGGTTATGGGTTTCTATCACTCATGCTTGGTTTTATGAGCAAGGATCGTGAAATACTTGGCTTAGATTACGACGATGAAAAAATAAACATCGCTTCAAACTGCGTTTCAAAAAATTCGAAAACCAATTTTATTCATGCCGACGTAACCCAATATGAGTTTGTCGAGGCTGATGCTTTTATCATAAATGACGTGCTTCATTATCTTGAGCCAGAACAACAGATTAATCTCATAAAAAGTTGTGTAAATAAATTAAACAAAAACGGGGTTATGATTGTTCGTGATGCAGATGCGGATAAAAAGAAACGACACATGGGCACTCGCTATACCGAATTTTTCTCTACTAATTCGGGCTTTAACAAAACGAAAGAAAGTGGTTTACATTTTACTTCAGCCGATTTAATTAAAAACACGCTTAATAGCTTTAACTTTATTGAATATAAACTTATAGATGATACAACACTAACTTCAAATGTTACGTTTGTAATTCATTACAAAAATTAA
- a CDS encoding phytoene desaturase family protein, with the protein MGLTDSKYDIVIIGSGLGGLCSAYTLSKEGYKVCVLEKNRQLGGSLQIFSRDKVIFDTGIHYIGGLSEGQNLNRYFKYFGLMDKLKLKQMDMDGFDIVTFPNDPIEYKHAQGYDNFIRSLSEQFPGEKENIESYCNKMREICSFFPLYNLEAGSKDLLAAKFLEIDTKVYIESITNNKKLQNVLAGTNPLYAGEANKTPLYVHALVVNTYIESAWKCLDGGAQIAKHLSDAIKKMGGEIHNYCEAAKFNFSGSDIKNVELTDGRTIGGKTFISNCDLSKTMDMIEPGHIRQAYRHRIQSIQNTTSSFILYIVLKKGTLPYFNHNKYHYDIDDVWDAINYDEDTWPKGYAMFPQYSSKNPGYTDSLIVMGYMKYSEMEAWADVINIIPNKVNSRGESYEEFKERKSQLLFKTLFAHMPHLKGNVESYYSSTPLTYRDYIGSRDGTLYGIAKDFRDPLKTFISPKTKVPNLLLTGQNLNLHGVLGVTVSSVVTCSELLGQEYLIKKIAEAS; encoded by the coding sequence GTGGGACTAACGGATAGTAAATATGACATTGTAATTATTGGTAGCGGTTTAGGTGGGCTATGTTCTGCTTATACTCTATCTAAAGAGGGCTATAAAGTGTGCGTGTTGGAAAAAAACAGACAGCTTGGTGGAAGTCTACAAATTTTTTCAAGAGACAAAGTTATATTTGACACAGGCATTCATTACATTGGCGGTTTAAGCGAGGGGCAAAATTTAAACAGGTATTTTAAATACTTTGGTTTAATGGATAAACTCAAACTCAAACAAATGGACATGGATGGTTTTGATATTGTTACATTTCCGAATGATCCTATTGAATACAAACACGCTCAAGGATATGATAATTTTATAAGATCTTTGAGCGAACAGTTTCCTGGAGAAAAAGAGAACATAGAAAGCTATTGCAATAAAATGAGAGAGATTTGCAGCTTTTTTCCTTTATACAACTTAGAAGCAGGTTCCAAAGATTTGCTTGCAGCAAAGTTTCTTGAAATCGATACAAAGGTTTACATTGAATCAATTACGAATAATAAAAAGTTACAAAATGTTTTAGCAGGAACAAATCCACTTTATGCTGGAGAAGCCAATAAAACGCCTTTATACGTTCATGCCCTAGTCGTAAACACCTATATTGAAAGTGCTTGGAAATGCTTAGATGGCGGTGCTCAAATTGCAAAACATCTTTCTGACGCTATTAAAAAAATGGGCGGAGAAATTCACAATTACTGCGAAGCGGCAAAATTTAATTTTAGCGGAAGCGACATTAAAAACGTTGAATTAACTGATGGAAGAACCATTGGAGGTAAAACCTTTATTTCTAATTGTGATCTTTCAAAAACAATGGACATGATTGAACCAGGTCATATTCGTCAGGCATATAGGCACCGAATTCAAAGTATTCAAAACACAACCTCTTCCTTCATACTTTATATCGTTTTAAAAAAAGGAACTCTTCCGTACTTTAATCATAACAAATACCATTATGATATTGATGATGTTTGGGATGCAATAAACTACGACGAAGACACATGGCCAAAAGGCTACGCAATGTTCCCACAATACTCGTCTAAAAATCCCGGATACACCGATAGTTTGATTGTGATGGGATATATGAAATACAGTGAAATGGAAGCCTGGGCTGATGTAATAAATATTATTCCGAATAAAGTAAATTCGAGGGGAGAAAGTTACGAAGAGTTTAAAGAACGAAAATCCCAATTACTTTTTAAGACATTATTTGCTCACATGCCCCATCTAAAAGGCAATGTAGAGTCTTATTACTCTTCAACACCTTTAACTTACAGAGACTATATTGGAAGTCGCGATGGAACACTTTATGGTATTGCAAAAGATTTTAGAGATCCTTTAAAAACGTTTATATCTCCAAAAACAAAAGTTCCTAATCTTTTACTTACGGGGCAGAATCTTAACTTACATGGTGTTTTAGGTGTAACGGTAAGCTCGGTGGTGACCTGTTCTGAACTATTAGGACAAGAATACCTCATTAAAAAAATCGCTGAAGCCTCTTAA
- a CDS encoding inositol monophosphatase family protein, with the protein MLDENILEQVIATAKKAGAFIRRERENFNYSKVEIKGLNDLVSYVDKTAEEIIVKDLQLIYKDAGFIVEENTLNEKKEFNWIVDPLDGTTNFIHGIPSYAVSIALEHKGEILLGVVYEVSRDECFSAQKNGGAFLNGIKIKVSQRLTLSDSLIASGFPIYNFDRLENYLNALKYFIRHTHGVRRIGAAAVDLCYLACGRVDAFFEYNLKPWDVAAGALIVQEAGGSVCDFSGKDNWLFGKEISATNNLLTKEFNKVIKRFF; encoded by the coding sequence ATGCTAGATGAAAATATATTAGAACAAGTTATTGCAACAGCTAAAAAAGCAGGAGCGTTTATCAGGCGGGAACGTGAAAATTTTAATTATTCAAAAGTCGAAATTAAAGGTCTTAATGATCTTGTTAGTTACGTTGACAAAACCGCTGAGGAAATTATTGTAAAAGATCTTCAGTTAATTTACAAGGACGCCGGCTTTATTGTAGAAGAAAATACACTCAACGAAAAAAAAGAATTTAATTGGATAGTAGATCCTTTAGACGGGACAACAAATTTCATTCACGGTATTCCTTCTTATGCAGTGAGTATTGCACTTGAGCACAAGGGCGAAATTTTATTGGGAGTAGTTTATGAAGTGAGTCGCGACGAATGTTTTTCTGCTCAAAAAAATGGTGGTGCTTTTTTAAATGGTATAAAAATAAAGGTTTCTCAACGTTTAACACTTTCCGACAGCCTAATTGCAAGTGGCTTTCCAATTTACAATTTCGATAGGCTAGAAAATTATTTAAACGCTCTCAAATATTTTATTCGGCATACACACGGTGTAAGAAGAATTGGTGCAGCGGCTGTAGACCTTTGTTATTTGGCTTGCGGACGTGTAGACGCTTTTTTTGAATACAATTTAAAACCCTGGGATGTTGCAGCTGGCGCACTTATTGTTCAAGAAGCAGGTGGATCTGTCTGCGATTTCTCCGGCAAAGACAATTGGCTTTTTGGTAAAGAAATTTCGGCTACAAATAATTTATTGACCAAAGAATTCAATAAAGTAATTAAGAGATTCTTCTGA
- the prmA gene encoding 50S ribosomal protein L11 methyltransferase, which translates to MSYLAYNFNVNPPQPGSDILIAMISEFGFESFDHSDTGFTAYIKEEEAMNVDFSELQFEDFTYKFNIEKIAATNWNAEWENNFEPVFVGNLLCIRAPFHNKNAEVKHEIVIMPKMSFGTGHHQTTRLMCRQMFETDFKNKRVLDMGTGTGILAILAKILGAVEVIGIDIDEWSVENSKENCASNGYPDIILKMGDVDLLEGEKPFDVILANINKNILKKQIPSYSKIMTSGTTLFLSGFFTTDVEELSSVASANEFNFSESFQENEWAMMVLQKK; encoded by the coding sequence ATGAGTTATCTCGCCTATAATTTCAACGTAAATCCACCACAACCTGGCTCAGATATTTTGATTGCTATGATATCGGAGTTTGGGTTTGAGAGTTTTGATCATTCAGATACTGGTTTTACAGCCTACATTAAAGAAGAAGAAGCGATGAATGTGGATTTTTCAGAACTTCAGTTTGAAGATTTTACTTACAAATTCAATATTGAAAAAATTGCCGCTACTAATTGGAATGCAGAGTGGGAGAATAATTTTGAACCGGTTTTTGTGGGGAATCTTTTATGTATTCGTGCACCCTTTCATAATAAAAATGCAGAAGTAAAACACGAAATTGTGATTATGCCAAAGATGAGTTTTGGTACCGGCCATCATCAAACAACACGTTTAATGTGTAGACAGATGTTTGAAACGGATTTTAAAAACAAACGCGTTTTGGACATGGGTACAGGAACTGGCATACTCGCCATTCTTGCAAAAATTCTTGGTGCTGTTGAGGTAATAGGAATTGATATTGATGAATGGAGTGTCGAAAATTCGAAGGAGAATTGCGCATCAAATGGTTATCCTGACATTATTTTAAAGATGGGAGATGTTGATTTGTTGGAGGGTGAAAAACCGTTTGATGTAATTCTAGCCAACATCAATAAAAATATTTTAAAGAAACAAATTCCTTCTTATTCTAAAATAATGACAAGCGGTACTACTCTCTTTTTGAGTGGTTTTTTTACAACTGATGTAGAGGAGTTAAGTTCTGTTGCCTCAGCCAATGAATTTAATTTTTCTGAGAGCTTTCAAGAGAATGAATGGGCAATGATGGTGTTGCAAAAGAAATAA
- the tpiA gene encoding triose-phosphate isomerase encodes MKRKKIVAGNWKMNLSWVEAFDLATSIKEKSEGVAGIQKIIFPPLPYLQMLSVIVEDEADFFVGAQNCSEHEKGAYTGEVSAEMIESAGASFVLVGHSERRMYFSETNEQLIQKINQALKSDLKIIFCFGEHLNERNNNLHFETVKQQLVEVLKHYPKEKTNELLIAYEPVWAIGTGETATPAQAQEMHAFVRKTLSEIFSNEIAQTISILYGGSCNAQNAKELFSCEDVDGGLIGGASLKAEDFCIIMNSF; translated from the coding sequence ATGAAAAGAAAAAAAATAGTTGCAGGGAACTGGAAAATGAATTTAAGCTGGGTTGAGGCTTTTGATTTAGCTACCAGCATAAAAGAAAAATCTGAAGGAGTTGCTGGAATTCAAAAAATTATTTTTCCACCGTTACCCTATCTTCAAATGCTAAGTGTTATTGTAGAAGATGAGGCCGATTTTTTTGTTGGTGCGCAAAATTGCAGCGAGCATGAAAAAGGCGCTTACACAGGAGAAGTTTCTGCTGAAATGATTGAGTCGGCAGGTGCAAGTTTTGTTTTGGTAGGGCATAGTGAGCGACGGATGTATTTTTCTGAAACTAACGAGCAATTAATTCAAAAAATTAATCAAGCTTTAAAAAGTGATTTAAAAATTATTTTTTGTTTTGGTGAACATTTAAATGAGCGGAACAACAATCTGCATTTTGAAACAGTCAAACAACAATTAGTTGAGGTTCTTAAACACTACCCTAAAGAAAAAACAAATGAACTGCTAATAGCATATGAACCTGTATGGGCAATTGGTACTGGCGAAACAGCCACACCTGCTCAGGCTCAAGAAATGCATGCGTTTGTAAGGAAAACGCTTTCTGAAATATTTTCAAATGAAATTGCCCAGACTATTTCAATTTTATACGGTGGAAGTTGTAATGCGCAAAATGCAAAAGAGCTGTTTTCATGCGAAGATGTGGATGGTGGATTGATTGGGGGTGCGAGTTTAAAGGCAGAAGATTTTTGCATCATCATGAATTCGTTTTAA
- a CDS encoding ABC transporter permease has product MGKFILKKILYGLVVLLGVITTIFFLFNVLPGDPASVMLGQRANKDAIDAIHKDLGTDRPLLQQYLNYLNDLSPLSLHNYKNEDDLSYLNPDKYSWMPLIALGNSDIIVLKYPYLRKSYITKRDVSSIIRATLPETAVLAFTAIVIASVIGILLGIVTAVKKNTLLDKSIFFIATVFGMSAPSFLVGLLVAWLFGYVLADYTGLNPSGSLYDLDVWNGYELKLKNLILPALTLGVRPLSIVIQLTRSSLLDVLSQDYIRTAKAKGLSFTRIVFRHALKNALNPVITAISGWFAGLMAGAVFVEKIFSWKGIGNEVVDALNNNDLPVVMGATLIFASIFVVINIIVDIIYGILDPRVRVK; this is encoded by the coding sequence GTGGGAAAATTTATTTTAAAAAAAATTTTATACGGATTGGTGGTGCTTTTGGGCGTTATTACTACGATCTTTTTTTTATTTAATGTGTTACCTGGTGATCCGGCTTCCGTTATGCTTGGTCAGAGAGCGAATAAAGATGCAATTGATGCAATTCATAAAGATTTGGGCACAGACAGACCCCTGCTTCAGCAGTATTTAAATTATTTAAATGATCTTTCACCCCTTTCTTTGCATAACTATAAAAATGAAGATGATTTATCCTATTTGAATCCTGATAAATACAGCTGGATGCCTTTAATTGCATTAGGTAACAGCGATATAATTGTATTGAAATATCCTTACCTGAGAAAAAGTTACATCACTAAAAGAGACGTTTCATCAATTATACGAGCTACCCTTCCAGAAACCGCTGTGTTAGCGTTTACGGCTATAGTTATTGCATCTGTAATTGGTATACTTTTAGGAATTGTAACTGCGGTAAAAAAAAATACGCTTTTAGATAAGTCTATCTTTTTTATTGCGACAGTATTTGGAATGAGTGCCCCTTCTTTTCTTGTGGGCTTATTAGTGGCATGGCTATTTGGTTACGTTTTAGCTGATTACACGGGTTTAAATCCCTCTGGAAGTCTCTACGATTTGGATGTTTGGAATGGATACGAATTAAAGCTTAAGAATCTTATATTACCCGCATTAACTTTAGGAGTTAGGCCTTTGAGTATTGTGATTCAGTTAACCAGAAGTTCGTTATTGGATGTGTTGTCGCAAGATTATATTCGCACTGCGAAAGCTAAGGGTTTATCTTTTACTAGAATTGTTTTCAGACACGCTTTAAAAAACGCTTTAAATCCGGTAATTACAGCTATTTCTGGATGGTTCGCCGGTTTAATGGCCGGTGCGGTTTTTGTAGAAAAAATATTTAGTTGGAAGGGAATTGGGAACGAAGTGGTAGATGCCTTAAATAATAATGATTTACCCGTTGTAATGGGTGCTACTTTAATTTTCGCTTCTATCTTTGTAGTTATAAATATTATTGTGGACATTATTTATGGAATCTTAGATCCACGGGTTAGAGTAAAATAA